The segment TTTCGATCACACTCTACAAAGTTATCGACTTGCCCCTAAAACGGCTGCATCTGACCCTTCACCCGTTCTATACGGCTTAATGTTGGAATTATGGGACGCTTGGGTAAATACCCTGAGTCTCTCTGAAGAAACCAAAGCAGATCACTATGAAATGATCCGCCGCATGATCGCCAAACACTCCCCCCTGGTAACTCAAACCGATTGGTTAACCAGTGCCAAAATTGCCCCTTCCACTTTTAACAAGCGCTTAGGGTATCTCAAATCCTGCTTCAAATGGGCAATGAGCCAGGGGGGTGTAGAGAATGACCCTATGCAAGCCATCAAGACAAGGAAAGTCACTAAACCCGAAATCAAACCCTTTTCTGCCAGGGAAATGACTCGGATTCTTCAGAGCTTCGAGCAGATTTGCCCACACTACACCCCCTTCGTCCGTTTTCTATTCCTTACAGGTTGCCGAATTAGTGAAGCGATCGGCTTGCAATGGCTCCATGTGGACTTTGAACAGAAACTTATAACCGTCTCAGAGTCCTTATCCATCGATCGAACGGGCAACGGCTATAAACGCAAGCGAAAATCCACTAAAACTGGGAATGTCCGATTACTGCCGTTCAACACCCCCCTGGAAATCCTACTGAATCATCTAAAATCCTCAAGTTGCCAGGGGGGAGATTTAATTTTCACTACAGTGAAAGGATGTGTCATTGATGCAGGAAATTTCAGAACTCAATATTGGATGAAGGCGCTAGAACATGCTCAAGTCCCTTATCGGAAGATTCACACATCTCGACATACCACAGCCAGTTACGCAATTTATGAAGGGATTCCAATAACTGCGATCGCTTACCTTCTGGGTCACAAAGATCCCCGAATGGTCATGCAAACCTATGGGCACTTGATCAATAAACCGGATCTACCTGACATGCCCATCTGATCCCCCTGGAACCTGTTGAGAACCCTTGAACTATTCCAGGGGTGATAATCAGAAAGTGACTTTTAGCAAACCCCCTGGAAACTCCTAATTTCCCCTCACAACTTCTTGAAATCGGCTGATCGCATTTAAGTAAATCCCTGGGTCATTCTGGGATTTGGCAATCTGCCACATTGAGAGCATGTAACGGTTAAAGACGATCGCGCC is part of the Leptolyngbya boryana PCC 6306 genome and harbors:
- a CDS encoding tyrosine-type recombinase/integrase, translating into MRSIKPINNHGGIQLKFSIAGKRYSFHPIPGGQFADRRDLATAQAIATRIENALLSGHFDHTLQSYRLAPKTAASDPSPVLYGLMLELWDAWVNTLSLSEETKADHYEMIRRMIAKHSPLVTQTDWLTSAKIAPSTFNKRLGYLKSCFKWAMSQGGVENDPMQAIKTRKVTKPEIKPFSAREMTRILQSFEQICPHYTPFVRFLFLTGCRISEAIGLQWLHVDFEQKLITVSESLSIDRTGNGYKRKRKSTKTGNVRLLPFNTPLEILLNHLKSSSCQGGDLIFTTVKGCVIDAGNFRTQYWMKALEHAQVPYRKIHTSRHTTASYAIYEGIPITAIAYLLGHKDPRMVMQTYGHLINKPDLPDMPI